In the genome of Qipengyuania seohaensis, one region contains:
- a CDS encoding DUF2062 domain-containing protein — protein MPTREEMARNKYLKPIAHRFLTPELWRFTRRSVPRGVALGLFAAFIVPLGQIFLAAFLALPARANVPLSALVTFVTNPFTLPFWLIVANRTGETMLNIDASLGGSAGTLAEDGGALARWLEVGGVTAFGFLVLALFSAALGYLIASFSWRFIVARKRRKRLIRMEQRLAERLKERGQ, from the coding sequence ATGCCCACGCGTGAGGAGATGGCGCGCAACAAGTACCTCAAGCCCATCGCGCACCGATTCCTGACGCCCGAACTCTGGCGCTTTACCCGCCGCAGCGTACCGCGTGGTGTGGCGCTGGGACTGTTCGCGGCCTTCATCGTACCGCTAGGCCAGATTTTTCTCGCAGCATTCCTCGCGCTTCCGGCAAGGGCGAACGTGCCCCTTTCGGCGCTCGTTACCTTCGTGACCAACCCGTTCACCCTGCCGTTCTGGCTGATCGTTGCGAACCGGACGGGCGAGACCATGCTGAACATCGACGCCAGCCTCGGCGGCAGTGCAGGCACGCTGGCCGAGGACGGCGGCGCACTGGCGCGCTGGCTCGAAGTGGGCGGCGTGACCGCGTTCGGCTTTCTCGTGCTGGCCCTGTTCAGTGCAGCGCTCGGCTATCTGATCGCCAGTTTCAGCTGGCGCTTCATCGTCGCCCGCAAGCGCCGCAAGCGGCTGATCCGGATGGAACAGCGGCTTGCCGAGCGCCTCAAGGAACGCGGCCAATGA
- the dapA gene encoding 4-hydroxy-tetrahydrodipicolinate synthase, translating to MFSGSIPALATPFRDGSFDEAAFRKLVDWQIENGSKGLVPCGTTGEASTISNAEHHRVIEVCIEQAAGRVPVIAGCGSNDTRNALLHMQFAKKAGAAAGLCVAPYYNRPSQAGLIAHFSFLAENSDLPIVLYNVPGRTVTDIEDDTVCELVNKYPDRIVAIKDASGDLSRVADHRMGIGRDFCQLSGNDELWLPHSAAGGSGCISVTANVAPALCAEFHDAIAAADLIKAREINDRLFPLHYAMFSDASPAPVKYALSRVHDWFSDDVRLPICKASDASRKAVDEALEHAGLI from the coding sequence ATGTTCTCTGGCTCAATTCCCGCTCTTGCGACTCCTTTTCGCGACGGATCGTTCGACGAGGCTGCGTTTCGCAAGCTGGTCGACTGGCAGATAGAGAATGGCAGCAAGGGACTGGTCCCCTGCGGCACGACGGGAGAGGCCTCGACGATCTCCAATGCAGAGCATCACCGGGTCATCGAGGTCTGCATCGAGCAAGCTGCCGGGCGTGTGCCCGTGATCGCCGGTTGCGGGTCAAACGATACCCGCAATGCGCTACTCCACATGCAGTTTGCTAAGAAGGCAGGGGCAGCGGCTGGCCTGTGCGTTGCGCCCTATTACAACCGGCCGAGCCAGGCAGGCCTGATCGCCCATTTCAGCTTCCTCGCAGAGAACAGCGACCTTCCGATCGTGCTCTACAACGTGCCCGGTCGAACGGTGACGGATATCGAGGATGATACGGTCTGCGAACTGGTGAACAAGTATCCCGACCGCATCGTCGCGATCAAGGATGCAAGCGGCGACCTGTCGCGCGTGGCCGATCACCGCATGGGTATCGGCCGTGATTTCTGCCAGCTTTCCGGAAACGACGAATTGTGGCTTCCGCATAGCGCCGCTGGCGGGTCGGGCTGCATTTCGGTGACCGCCAACGTCGCGCCCGCGCTTTGCGCAGAATTCCATGACGCTATTGCCGCTGCCGACCTGATCAAGGCGCGCGAGATCAACGACCGCCTTTTCCCGTTGCACTACGCGATGTTCTCCGATGCCAGCCCGGCGCCGGTGAAATACGCGCTCAGCCGCGTGCACGACTGGTTTTCCGACGATGTGCGCCTGCCGATCTGCAAGGCCAGCGACGCGAGCCGCAAGGCGGTAGACGAAGCGCTGGAGCACGCCGGGCTGATCTGA
- the smpB gene encoding SsrA-binding protein SmpB has translation MARPKPATFDKQKTVADNRRVRFDYHVEETFEAGLALQGTEVKALRAGEASIKESYAEVRDGQVLLINANIPEYSHGNRLNHEPRRPRKLLLHEREIEKLFGAVERKGMTLVPLSIYFNSTGRAKVELALAKGKQAHDKRQTIKDRDWKRDKARLMREKG, from the coding sequence ATGGCACGACCCAAACCAGCTACCTTCGACAAGCAGAAAACCGTCGCCGACAACCGGCGTGTGCGGTTCGACTATCATGTCGAGGAAACCTTCGAGGCCGGCCTTGCCCTGCAGGGGACCGAAGTAAAGGCCCTGCGCGCAGGTGAGGCCAGCATCAAGGAAAGCTATGCCGAGGTGCGCGACGGGCAGGTGTTGCTGATCAACGCGAATATCCCGGAATATTCGCACGGCAACCGGCTCAACCACGAACCGCGCCGCCCGCGCAAGCTCCTGCTGCACGAACGCGAGATCGAGAAACTGTTCGGCGCGGTGGAACGCAAGGGCATGACCCTTGTCCCGCTGTCGATCTATTTCAATTCTACAGGCCGCGCGAAAGTCGAGCTGGCGCTGGCCAAGGGCAAGCAGGCCCACGACAAGCGCCAGACGATCAAGGACCGCGACTGGAAGCGCGACAAGGCTCGCCTGATGCGCGAAAAGGGATGA
- a CDS encoding invasion associated locus B family protein: MTRIAAALAVMIATAAPLAAKDSLGVFSGWAAFRDANVPRCYAIAAAEPARDGTASSGYATVGHWPKRSIRGQVHLRLSQPLRAKQATMRIGRQSFSLTVDGKNAWARDKTMDAAIIAAMRSAPAMRVTAIGANGRRFTDNYELSGAATAIDAATLGCRRFR; this comes from the coding sequence ATGACTAGGATCGCCGCCGCCCTTGCCGTGATGATCGCTACAGCCGCTCCGCTTGCGGCCAAGGATAGCCTCGGCGTGTTCTCCGGCTGGGCCGCCTTTCGCGACGCCAATGTTCCGCGCTGCTATGCCATTGCCGCAGCCGAACCTGCGCGCGACGGCACCGCATCGAGCGGCTACGCGACCGTAGGACACTGGCCGAAGCGCAGCATTCGCGGACAGGTCCACCTGCGCCTGTCTCAACCCCTGCGCGCCAAACAGGCCACCATGCGGATCGGACGCCAGAGCTTTTCCCTGACCGTAGACGGGAAAAACGCTTGGGCGCGCGACAAGACCATGGACGCCGCGATCATCGCCGCCATGCGGTCTGCACCGGCCATGCGGGTCACGGCGATCGGTGCCAATGGCCGCCGCTTCACCGACAATTACGAGCTCTCAGGAGCCGCCACGGCAATAGACGCCGCCACCCTGGGCTGCCGCCGCTTCAGATAA
- a CDS encoding lytic transglycosylase domain-containing protein, giving the protein MANKTFASFAFLAGTALASPAIAQTIAVPERSMVAQQPSRMTQALSQWEYLTKEDDLSFSQYAGFLSTYPEFPKAALIQRRAEAALDNEAISPQSLVAFFEKNPPLSNGAKARYALALAAMNRPEAFDLAREAWRGGSMSGPAEAYMQGLFGQRLSPEDHDARMDALLWQGQQEAAARQIVRVSPAYRDMAQARLALLQGTEPASIGLTVPSGAMNDSGYVYNLARYYRSNGRLPQAINLLATRAPASSPAFDGADFVTEALRAAQGAGTSQAVAIASKVDDLFAPGTDISEGSFQLRDKYTDLMWLGGTKALWSMGDGAKAAPLFYRYGAAAKTQLTRAKGFYWAGRAAAKAGDREEARRYWEMASSHPEYYYGQLALSELGLPVKNFAKAAPVQPTAEQRAEFNSRPLTQALREMARNRRAWQTERAFFEAIAENAETPAEMALVAELARETGLEEMAVVAGMVAGERDFADFEWLGFPTVPTHSGANWTMVHAIARQESEFDRTRVSHAGARGMMQLMPGTAREEAGKIGVQYMSASLTGDPGYNIRLGDAHFARLMDRYNGAYPLAIAAYNAGPGRVNQWLRLNGDPRTGAVDWVSWIEQIPANFETRYYVMRVIGNAVTYANLHPDKSASYERDIRHYVGR; this is encoded by the coding sequence ATGGCCAATAAAACTTTCGCTTCGTTCGCATTTCTCGCCGGTACTGCACTGGCGAGCCCCGCAATCGCACAGACGATCGCCGTACCCGAACGCAGCATGGTGGCACAGCAACCCAGCCGCATGACGCAGGCGCTGTCGCAGTGGGAATATCTGACGAAGGAGGACGACCTCTCCTTCTCGCAATATGCGGGGTTCCTCTCGACCTATCCCGAATTTCCGAAGGCCGCGCTGATCCAGCGCCGGGCCGAGGCCGCTCTCGATAACGAGGCGATCTCGCCGCAATCGCTGGTCGCCTTTTTCGAGAAGAACCCTCCCCTCTCCAACGGCGCGAAAGCGCGCTATGCATTGGCGCTGGCGGCGATGAACCGGCCCGAGGCGTTCGACCTTGCGCGCGAAGCATGGCGCGGCGGTTCGATGAGCGGACCGGCAGAAGCCTATATGCAGGGCCTGTTCGGCCAGCGCCTGTCGCCCGAAGATCACGATGCGCGGATGGACGCGCTCCTGTGGCAGGGACAACAGGAAGCCGCAGCACGCCAGATCGTGCGCGTCTCGCCCGCTTATCGCGACATGGCACAGGCTCGCCTGGCGCTGCTCCAGGGAACCGAACCCGCCAGCATCGGCCTCACCGTGCCTTCAGGCGCGATGAACGACAGCGGTTATGTCTATAATCTCGCTCGCTATTACCGCAGCAACGGTCGCCTGCCGCAGGCGATCAACCTGCTGGCCACGCGCGCTCCGGCGTCCAGCCCGGCGTTCGACGGGGCCGATTTCGTCACCGAGGCGCTTCGTGCCGCCCAGGGCGCGGGAACCTCGCAGGCCGTCGCTATCGCAAGCAAGGTCGATGACCTCTTCGCGCCGGGCACCGACATCTCCGAAGGCTCCTTCCAGCTGCGCGACAAGTACACCGACCTGATGTGGCTCGGCGGTACGAAGGCGCTCTGGTCCATGGGTGACGGGGCCAAGGCTGCCCCGTTGTTCTACCGATATGGCGCTGCTGCCAAGACGCAGCTCACGCGCGCAAAGGGCTTTTACTGGGCGGGTCGTGCCGCAGCGAAGGCCGGCGACCGCGAGGAAGCGCGCCGTTACTGGGAAATGGCTTCGAGCCACCCCGAATATTACTATGGCCAGCTGGCGCTCAGCGAACTCGGTCTTCCGGTGAAGAATTTCGCCAAGGCCGCGCCCGTCCAGCCCACCGCCGAACAGCGTGCCGAATTCAATTCCCGACCGCTGACGCAAGCCTTGCGCGAAATGGCGCGCAACCGCCGTGCATGGCAGACCGAGCGTGCTTTCTTCGAGGCTATCGCCGAGAATGCCGAAACGCCTGCCGAAATGGCTCTCGTCGCCGAACTCGCACGTGAGACCGGGCTCGAGGAAATGGCCGTCGTCGCCGGAATGGTCGCTGGAGAGCGCGACTTCGCGGACTTCGAATGGCTGGGCTTCCCGACCGTGCCGACGCATTCGGGCGCGAACTGGACCATGGTCCACGCCATCGCGCGCCAGGAAAGCGAATTCGACCGCACCCGCGTCAGCCACGCCGGTGCGCGCGGCATGATGCAGCTTATGCCCGGGACTGCGCGCGAGGAAGCCGGCAAGATCGGCGTGCAGTACATGTCGGCCAGCCTGACGGGCGATCCCGGCTACAACATCCGCCTTGGCGACGCGCATTTCGCGCGCCTGATGGATCGCTATAATGGCGCTTATCCGCTGGCTATTGCGGCCTATAATGCAGGTCCGGGCCGGGTGAACCAGTGGCTGCGCCTCAATGGCGATCCGCGTACGGGTGCGGTCGACTGGGTATCCTGGATCGAGCAGATCCCCGCCAATTTCGAGACGCGTTACTACGTGATGCGCGTGATCGGGAACGCGGTGACCTATGCCAATCTCCACCCAGACAAGTCCGCCTCTTACGAGCGCGATATCCGCCATTACGTCGGGCGCTGA
- a CDS encoding outer membrane protein, whose translation MKKVATLLVAGSAIAMAAPAAAQDNSPFTGPRVEVVGGYDVSKAGSSIDDDVNEDNDQSIEGVVYGVGLGYDFNAGGVVLGLEGELTDSTADVEFDDGDFEGFGLGDVNAGRDIYVGARVGVLAQPDLLVYAKGGYTNARYNINNSFDGDEFNAKLDTDGYRLGAGVEYALDANTFAKVEYRYSNYSDAELDFEGDIADVDVGEIDTDRHQVMVGFGYRF comes from the coding sequence ATGAAAAAGGTCGCAACACTTCTGGTCGCCGGTTCGGCAATCGCCATGGCAGCCCCCGCCGCGGCACAGGACAATTCGCCCTTCACCGGCCCGCGTGTCGAAGTCGTCGGCGGTTACGACGTCAGCAAGGCTGGCAGCTCGATCGATGACGATGTGAACGAAGACAACGACCAGTCGATCGAAGGTGTCGTGTACGGCGTCGGCCTCGGTTACGACTTCAATGCCGGCGGCGTGGTCCTCGGCCTTGAAGGTGAACTGACCGACTCCACCGCAGACGTCGAATTCGATGACGGCGATTTCGAAGGCTTCGGGCTCGGCGATGTGAACGCTGGCCGTGACATCTATGTCGGCGCACGCGTCGGTGTGCTCGCGCAGCCGGACCTGCTGGTCTACGCCAAGGGCGGCTACACGAACGCTCGTTACAACATCAACAACTCGTTCGACGGTGACGAATTCAATGCCAAGCTCGACACCGACGGCTATCGTCTGGGTGCCGGCGTGGAATACGCGCTTGATGCGAACACCTTCGCCAAGGTCGAGTATCGCTATTCGAACTACAGCGATGCGGAACTCGATTTCGAGGGCGACATCGCTGACGTCGATGTCGGTGAAATCGATACCGACCGTCACCAGGTCATGGTCGGCTTCGGTTACCGTTTCTAA
- a CDS encoding GreA/GreB family elongation factor, whose amino-acid sequence MQNRSNPITPAGYAAMKARYDHLLGKERPEIVEIVSWAAGNGDRSENGDYLYGRKKMREIDRELAHLARRMKAAQVISPTDQPDKSKAFFGARVTMADEDDNEKIVALVGDDEQDAGKGRIGWSSPLARALRGSSVGDLRTVRLPSGVKEWEVIAIDYD is encoded by the coding sequence ATGCAGAACCGCAGCAACCCGATTACCCCAGCCGGCTATGCCGCCATGAAGGCGCGGTACGACCATCTCCTGGGCAAGGAACGCCCGGAGATCGTCGAGATCGTGAGCTGGGCTGCGGGCAATGGCGACCGGAGCGAGAACGGCGATTACCTGTATGGTCGCAAGAAGATGCGCGAGATCGACCGCGAACTCGCCCACCTCGCCCGGCGCATGAAGGCCGCACAGGTCATTTCTCCGACCGACCAGCCCGACAAGAGCAAGGCTTTTTTCGGCGCGCGCGTCACGATGGCCGACGAAGACGACAACGAGAAGATCGTCGCTCTCGTCGGCGATGACGAACAGGACGCAGGTAAAGGGCGCATCGGCTGGTCGAGCCCCCTCGCCCGCGCTCTGAGGGGCTCGAGCGTGGGGGATTTGCGCACGGTCAGGCTTCCTTCCGGCGTCAAGGAATGGGAAGTGATAGCGATCGACTATGACTAG
- a CDS encoding hybrid sensor histidine kinase/response regulator, giving the protein MSRSDPGEAHALPPIPLLLGIVFALVTSVVLVWLVAGSSLVALAYGGGLLTVLLTLLLAARLKAPEEAGQLAQPDWAVTAAAIENRRRAVAIIDRANRLVCANATYEDWFGGQVAPHEIALSERGKKRLTDAARQAWREGDAQSEELETPSAERKFSLRIERVGRGEDYLVWRFGERVEEDGHDTLAERVSGPFGAILSSAGIELALVAPDGIVQSATPGLAERAAGNSQDSLAGQEFVQLLRSDDRDRIFFAQEGQQGTPQTLVHIPLTQPPADKKKAADQSPSLMLLVDSNVGIGGGWQGSGKAAVPQLEALLSALPLGLALTDRDGRFLYANKAFLRAVEREEKGLPQFPSDLVVREDKPAISDTVRRFARGATSSGDMAVRLSGDKEEPVSIGLAGVRGLGDAAVLLSISDSTEEKRLRRQVAQATKMQAVGQLAGGVAHDFNNVLTAIIGYCDLMLLRHTPGDSDYDDIQQIKANSNRAASLTRQLLAFSRQQTLRPVVLQLPDVVSEVSQLLKRLMGDKIEFAVRHDRELGPVRADPQQLEQVIINLAVNARDAMQAHAAKSGKENWKGRLTLATRRVSARDVRKMGIDIMPADDYTVLIVQDTGGGIPGEHLSKIFEPFFTTKEQGKGTGLGLSTVYGIVKQSNGFIFADNIGGPDGRPAGARFTIYLPVHKGEMPAVQRPEDAEEAKASEWSGGGKLLLVEDEDMVRAVAERALTRAGYQVTTARDGEEGLAAIANGKTEFDLIVSDVVMPAMDGPAMARAIRKVKPKIPILFMSGYAEEQLRNDIDIDNMHFIPKPFSVQQINGKVSEVLGEQAKTDA; this is encoded by the coding sequence ATGAGCCGGTCCGATCCGGGCGAGGCTCACGCACTCCCGCCCATTCCCCTCCTGCTGGGTATCGTTTTCGCGCTGGTGACCTCGGTCGTTCTGGTGTGGCTGGTGGCGGGTTCGTCGCTTGTGGCGCTGGCTTATGGCGGCGGGTTACTGACTGTCCTTCTGACGCTATTGCTAGCCGCACGCCTCAAGGCTCCCGAAGAAGCGGGGCAGCTGGCCCAACCCGATTGGGCCGTGACTGCTGCAGCGATAGAAAACCGCCGCAGGGCGGTCGCCATCATCGACAGGGCCAACCGGCTAGTGTGCGCCAATGCGACGTATGAGGACTGGTTCGGCGGACAGGTCGCACCGCACGAGATCGCCTTGTCCGAACGGGGCAAGAAGCGGCTGACCGATGCTGCTCGCCAGGCATGGCGCGAAGGCGATGCACAGAGCGAGGAACTCGAGACCCCGTCTGCAGAGCGCAAGTTCAGCCTGCGCATCGAACGGGTAGGGCGCGGCGAGGACTACCTCGTCTGGCGCTTTGGCGAGCGGGTGGAGGAAGACGGCCACGACACGCTTGCAGAGCGGGTCTCCGGACCATTCGGCGCCATCCTGTCCAGCGCAGGTATCGAGCTTGCTCTGGTGGCGCCGGACGGCATCGTCCAGTCGGCAACACCTGGCCTCGCGGAACGTGCAGCCGGAAATTCGCAGGATAGTCTTGCCGGACAGGAATTCGTACAATTGCTGCGATCCGACGATCGCGATCGCATTTTCTTTGCGCAGGAAGGCCAGCAGGGAACGCCGCAGACGCTCGTGCACATTCCGCTCACCCAGCCGCCAGCGGACAAGAAGAAGGCTGCCGACCAGTCGCCTTCGCTGATGCTGCTGGTGGACAGCAATGTCGGCATCGGTGGCGGCTGGCAGGGTAGCGGCAAGGCTGCCGTCCCGCAATTGGAAGCCCTCCTGTCCGCATTGCCGCTTGGCCTTGCGCTGACCGACCGCGACGGGCGCTTCCTTTATGCCAACAAGGCGTTCCTGCGCGCGGTCGAGCGTGAGGAAAAGGGGTTGCCGCAATTCCCCTCCGACCTGGTCGTGCGCGAGGACAAGCCAGCCATTTCCGACACCGTACGCCGCTTCGCGAGAGGCGCGACGTCGAGCGGGGACATGGCCGTCCGTCTTTCGGGCGACAAGGAAGAACCTGTGTCTATCGGCCTTGCCGGTGTGCGCGGCCTCGGCGATGCGGCGGTCCTGCTGTCGATCTCCGACTCCACGGAAGAAAAGCGCCTTCGCCGCCAAGTCGCGCAGGCGACCAAGATGCAGGCCGTGGGCCAGCTGGCAGGCGGTGTCGCACACGATTTCAACAATGTGCTGACCGCGATCATCGGTTATTGCGATCTCATGCTGCTGCGCCACACGCCGGGCGACAGCGATTACGACGATATCCAGCAGATCAAGGCAAACTCCAATCGGGCCGCCAGTCTGACGCGGCAATTGCTCGCCTTCAGCCGCCAGCAGACATTGCGCCCCGTAGTGCTCCAGCTTCCCGATGTGGTCAGCGAAGTCAGCCAGCTTCTGAAGCGCCTTATGGGTGACAAGATCGAATTCGCCGTGCGCCACGACCGCGAGCTTGGGCCGGTGCGCGCCGACCCTCAGCAGCTCGAGCAGGTTATCATCAACCTCGCCGTGAACGCACGCGATGCGATGCAGGCCCATGCCGCCAAATCCGGCAAGGAAAACTGGAAGGGCCGACTGACGCTCGCCACGCGCCGCGTGTCGGCACGCGATGTGCGCAAGATGGGCATCGATATCATGCCTGCCGACGATTACACCGTGCTGATCGTGCAGGACACGGGCGGCGGCATCCCGGGCGAACATCTCAGCAAGATCTTCGAACCGTTCTTTACGACCAAGGAGCAGGGGAAGGGCACCGGTCTTGGCCTGTCCACCGTCTACGGTATCGTGAAGCAATCGAACGGCTTCATCTTTGCGGATAATATCGGCGGTCCCGACGGACGGCCTGCGGGTGCCCGCTTCACGATCTACCTGCCGGTCCACAAAGGTGAAATGCCCGCCGTCCAGCGGCCCGAGGATGCCGAAGAGGCCAAGGCCAGCGAATGGTCCGGCGGTGGCAAGTTGCTGCTGGTAGAGGACGAGGACATGGTCCGGGCTGTGGCGGAGCGTGCCCTGACCCGCGCAGGCTACCAGGTCACTACTGCGCGCGACGGAGAAGAAGGTCTCGCGGCAATCGCCAACGGAAAGACCGAATTCGATCTCATCGTTTCCGACGTGGTCATGCCCGCGATGGACGGTCCGGCAATGGCCCGCGCCATTCGCAAGGTGAAACCGAAAATCCCGATACTTTTCATGTCGGGTTATGCAGAAGAGCAGTTGCGTAACGATATCGACATCGACAACATGCACTTTATTCCCAAGCCGTTCAGCGTACAGCAAATAAACGGCAAGGTATCAGAGGTACTTGGAGAACAAGCCAAGACGGACGCCTAA
- a CDS encoding DUF4139 domain-containing protein, with translation MKAYSISALAGLAILGGAPLLAQTAEQALADPDATAQGDVSVTIYNNGQALVQDVRQLSIAAGRSRIEFPDVSARIRPETLSFAAAGAGIVEQNFDFDLLTPTKLMEKAIGQTITLIRTNPATGAETRERATVLSTAGGVVVKIGDRIEVLRDDGLPVRAIFDRVPTNLRARPTLSVTVDSTRAGTRPASIRYLTPSLGWSADYVALFDEEKGTVDMQGWVTLTNQTGTTFHNADTLLVAGSPGSNGYDPRRRPAPPPPPRGNSMVPGTETADRERLGDFYLYPLSERTTIANNQTKQVSFLDVQSVPARRRYQRTVDWLTNDDRSINVASQVQFGTSREQGLGDALPAGAVRFYQRDAEGNPQFIGENSIGHTPMGSELTLRTGDAFDVLVLAEVVDREKITASEYEKSARYRVIENGEVTREIEVEEAKTFWRTTMRYTITNAKPTPVEVELTQGGLYRGWWSRDYRVISEDVAGRSAGLDRREWTVPVAANSKREVTVTFETRY, from the coding sequence ATGAAGGCGTATTCGATTTCGGCACTGGCGGGACTGGCCATTCTCGGCGGTGCGCCGCTGCTGGCCCAGACCGCGGAACAGGCACTGGCGGACCCCGATGCCACGGCGCAGGGCGACGTTTCCGTCACCATCTACAACAACGGACAGGCGCTGGTGCAGGATGTGCGCCAGCTTTCGATCGCTGCCGGACGCAGCCGGATCGAATTTCCCGACGTATCGGCCCGAATAAGGCCCGAAACGCTCAGTTTCGCAGCTGCCGGGGCAGGGATCGTCGAACAGAATTTCGACTTCGACCTGCTGACCCCGACCAAGCTCATGGAAAAGGCCATCGGCCAGACCATCACCCTGATCCGCACCAATCCCGCAACGGGCGCCGAAACGCGCGAACGGGCCACCGTCCTCTCCACGGCTGGCGGCGTGGTGGTGAAAATCGGCGACCGTATCGAGGTGCTGCGCGACGACGGCTTGCCGGTCAGGGCGATCTTCGACCGGGTGCCGACCAATTTACGCGCGCGCCCGACCTTGTCGGTGACCGTGGACAGCACCCGCGCCGGAACGCGGCCCGCTTCGATCCGCTACCTCACGCCGAGCCTAGGCTGGAGCGCCGATTACGTCGCCCTGTTCGATGAAGAAAAGGGCACGGTCGATATGCAGGGCTGGGTGACGTTGACCAACCAGACTGGCACGACGTTCCATAATGCGGACACGCTGCTGGTCGCCGGCTCGCCCGGTTCGAATGGTTACGATCCGCGCCGCCGGCCCGCTCCGCCACCGCCGCCGCGGGGCAATTCGATGGTGCCTGGCACAGAAACTGCGGATCGCGAACGGCTGGGCGATTTCTATCTTTATCCGCTGTCCGAGCGTACGACGATTGCCAACAACCAGACCAAGCAGGTCAGTTTCCTCGATGTGCAGAGCGTTCCAGCGCGCAGGCGTTATCAGCGCACTGTCGACTGGCTGACAAATGACGACCGCTCCATCAACGTCGCCAGCCAGGTCCAGTTCGGCACCAGCCGCGAGCAGGGACTGGGCGATGCCCTGCCTGCCGGGGCGGTGCGCTTCTACCAGCGCGATGCCGAGGGAAATCCGCAGTTTATTGGCGAAAACAGCATCGGCCACACGCCGATGGGCAGCGAACTGACCCTGCGGACCGGCGATGCCTTCGACGTGCTCGTGCTTGCCGAAGTAGTGGATCGTGAAAAGATCACGGCCAGCGAATACGAAAAAAGCGCGCGCTATCGTGTCATCGAGAACGGCGAAGTGACACGCGAAATCGAGGTCGAGGAAGCCAAGACCTTCTGGCGCACGACCATGCGTTACACGATTACCAACGCCAAGCCGACGCCGGTCGAAGTCGAACTTACGCAGGGCGGCCTCTATCGCGGCTGGTGGTCGCGAGATTACCGCGTGATCAGCGAAGACGTCGCCGGGCGTAGCGCGGGCCTCGATCGGCGCGAGTGGACGGTGCCCGTGGCTGCGAACAGTAAGCGCGAAGTCACCGTTACTTTCGAAACGCGCTACTGA